TGGAAGCGTTGCAACTGCGCCGCCTGCGCGACTTGTGCGACCGCGTTTACGCCAACGTGCCCTTCTATCGCAAACGTTTTGACGAGGCGGGCGTCACCCCCGCCGACATCAAATCCCTGGCCGACCTGAAACTTCTGCCCTTTACCGAAAAGCAGGACCTGCGCAACTACTACCCCTTCGGCCTGTTTGCCGTGCCGCGCGACCATATCGTGCGGCTGCACGCCTCCAGCGGCACCACGGGCAAGGCCGTGGTTGTGGGCTATACGGCCCGCGACCTCGAAAACTGGGCCGAGCTTATGGCCCGCAGCATGTCCGCCGCAGGGGTCAACCGCTCCGACGTGGTGCATGTGGCCTATGGCTACGGCCTCTTCACGGGCGGGCTTGGGGCGCACTACGGCGCTGAACGCATCGGGGCCACGGTTGTTCCGGCTTCCGGCGGGGCCACGCGCCGCCAGGCGCACCTCATGCGCGATTTTGGCGCTACAGTCTTGTGCGCCACGCCTTCCTACTCCCTGCATTTGTGGGAAGCCGCGCAGGAAGCAGGCGTGGACTTTCGCGAACTTGCGCTGCGCATAGGCATCTTCGGAGCCGAACCCTGGTCCGAAGCCATGCGCCGTGACATCGAAGAAAAAATGCACATCGATGCCCTGAACATTTACGGCCTTTCTGAAATCATGGGGCCTGGCGTCGCCATGGAATGCGTGGAAGCCAAGTGCGGCATGCACCTTTGGGAAGATCACATCCTGCCGGAAATCATTGATCCCGTGACCGGCGAACAGCTTCCCCCCGGCCAGGTGGGCGAGCTTGTGCTGACGACCCTCACCAAGGAGGGCATCCCCATGCTGCGCTACCGCACCCGCGACCTCACCAGCCTGAACTACACGCCCTGCTGCTGCGGCCGCACCCACGTGCGCATCTCGCGCCTGCAGGGCCGCAGCGACGACATGCTCATCATACGCGGGGTCAACGTCTTTCCGCAGCAGATCGAAGGCCTGCTTATGGAAAGTGACGGCCTCACCCCCAACTACCAGATCATTGTGGGCTCGGTTAACAATCTGGACACCCTGGAAGTGCGCGTGGAAGTCAGCGACAGCCTGTTTGCCGACGAAATCCGCAAACTCCAGATGCTGGAAAACCGCCTGCAAAAGAACATCAAGGAATTCCTGGGCGTCACGGCCAAGGTGCGCCTGATGGAGCCGCGCTCCATCCAGCGCTCCGAGGGCAAGGCCCAGCGCATCGTGGACCAGCGCGGCAAGGACTAGTTGCGGCAAACGTTAGTTGCGGCAAGAATTAGTTCTGGGCTGCAACTGTGAATGCTTTGCGGGGGAGGGACCCTCCCTAGACCAGATCACCTTTGAAATGCTTCACATTTCAAAGGTGTCATTCTGCCAAAAATGCGATTTTCGGCAGAATCCACGCCACGTTGTGGCGTGCTGCACTCTCGTGCAGCTTAGAGCATTTAACTTTTTTCAAAGTTTAAATGCTCTAAAAAAGGGTCGCCTCCCCTACACCCCCACCCCCTAAAACTCTTGCCGCATTTACGCCTCGGAACAAATTTTCTGAGCTCGGCGGCAAATTTTCTGATCTAAAGCGGCGTCCCGAAGCGCAGCCTCCAGGCATCGCACATCAGTGATAATGGCCCTGGCACGGCCTGGCACGGCCGCCTGAAGCCAGAGGATGCCTGCCCGGCTGAACCGCTGGCAATAACGGTTCGCCCTTTCTTGCCATTGCGGCTTTTCATGCGGTTTATCAGCTCTTTTTCTACGGCAACAGCATGAAAAAAATAAAAGTTTTCTAAATTTGTGGAACAATGCTTGACACTCAGGGGCGATCCACGTAAAAGCATACCTCGCTGAGCGGGAGTAACTCAGTGGTAGAGTGCAACCTTGCCAAGGTTGAAGTCGCGGGTTCAAATCCCGTCTCCCGCTCCAAATTTTTTGCTGGCGGCATAGCCAAGTGGTAAGGCAGAGGTCTGCAAAACCTCCATCTCCAGTTCAAATCTGGATGCCGCCTCCAAAAAGTAATTTTCACGCTTCGCCGTTTGCAGACCATGCGGGAGTAACTCAGTGGTAGAGTGCAACCTTGCCAAGGTTGAAGTCGCGGGTTCAAATCCCGTCTCCCGCTCCACTTTTGCGGGAATAACTCAACGGTAGAGTGTCAGCTTCCCAAGCTGAAGGTTGCGGGTTCAAATCCCGTTTCCCGCTCCAGAGAAAAATCAAGCCCTTACTGCACGGCAGTGGGGGCTTTCTTTTTTGGGCACATATCATTGGGCACATATTCCAGCACTGGTAGAGCCTGCATCGCGGCCTTTTTTTGTTTGTTCATTATGTGCTGATAGTGCTTCCAAAGCAGGGACGGCGAACTGTGCCCCATAAGCTCCGCAACCGTTCCAACGTCAATATTTTCTGACAAAAGCTCTGTCGCGAATGCATACCGAAGATCGTATGGCCTGATGCGTCTGGTTATTCCAGAGCGGGCAAGTGTCAGCCTCCACGCCGTTTTTATGCTGGACACGGGCTTCCCCCTGTAATGCACAACGTATTTAACGCCTTTTGGAGAATCATCCCTTTTCCACTCTTCAAAAAAGTACAGGTTGTCTTCGCGGATCGGAACTTCACGCCACGGAACATCAAAATTTTTCATCGCGCCGTGAAGTGCCGGCCAAGTGCTGCAGCGATGAAGCCCCCGCCTTTGGATTCAAAGATTCTGCACGTTGGCTCACGCCCTGCAAGTCTGCCCAAGCATCAGTATCAAGATTGCCCGCAACCGTGCCCAGAAAAGCCACATCCTGCCTCGCCGCAGCCAGAAGCGCCGCATCCCCTACCCCCGCCCCATTCCCCGTGATACCAGACTGCATTGCCATGCAATTCCACCGGACTGTCGCAACCGGGCCAAACCCGCAGCGCCGTAGTAACCAGGGGCCGAAACATTCCCCCATTGCTTGCCGCGTGGAAAGAACGCGCCCGGCGCGCCCGGCGAAAATTGTTGCATGCGTATTTTTTGTACAGAACCTGCCTGTTCCAGAAATAAATATCACTGATAAGCACTCAGTCCGATTTATTTGTATGCAGTGAAATATCCATTTCAGCAAAAAGATAATTTATCATTCTTTTTTATCAAATATCATTCACTGCATAAAATACTAATTGCATATTCAGGCAAACTGATTGTAGTGTGTTTATGATTCCGACACTGCAACACAAACTAAATATTTGCATTTTAAACTGCATAAACAATCAATGAAATATTTCACATTCAATAATTGCGCATACAAACAGCCGCTTTTACATCAAGAACAATACGCTCATTGGTTGAACAATTTTTACATACTGTAAACACAATGCGTACAACAGGTCAGAAACGTCAGCACAACATATAAGAATAAAAACTGAATCATATCACAGGGACGCCTTCGGGACAGAGTATGACGAACACCCGCTTTGACCTCACGCACCCACCTTTTGACCTGCTGACCATGGCGGAGGCATCTGCCCTTTCGGCCACTGCCGACGTGCTGTTTTTCAGCAACGATCAGGAGATTCTTGCCTCGGGGAGCGAAGTTGACGCCCTGTATCTGGTCATGAAGGGCCTTGTACGTGAAATGTCGGGCGAGGAAATTGTGGGCGCGTACCGCGAGCACGAGGCCTTTGACTGCCGGGCTTTGGCCACAGGCAGAACGCGCCACAGGTTTGTGGCGCACGAAGAAGTGCTGCTCTGCGTGTTTCCGGGGCGGGAGGTGCTGGCCCTGACGGAAAAAAACTCGCTCTTCGGCGCCTACTTTTTTGCAACAGTGTCCGACAAGCTGGGCCAGCTTGCCCAAAGCCGCGACCGCCGCGAGTGGCAGAGCCTTTTTGCGGTCAAGATCAGCGACGCTGGTTTTCGCCCGCCCATATTTGCCGAAGCGTCGGACACCATTGCCCATGCCGCGCAGCGCATGAAGGAAAGCCGGAGGCGATCCATCTTTGTGCGCGACGGTTCCAGCACGGGAATTTTCACCACGGGCGATTTTTGCGACATCGTGGCCAACGCGGTTTCCAACCAGACCCCGCTCAAGGCCTGCGCGCGGTTTTCCTTGTTGAGCTGCGAAAAGGACGACTACCTTTTCAACGCCCTGCTCCTCATGACCCGCCACAACATCCACCGCATTGTGGTTACGGACAAGGGGCGGCCCGTGGGCGTTCTGGCAATGATCGACCTGCTTTCCTATTTTTCCAACCATTCCCTGTCCATCGCGCGGCAGCTTGAGGCGGCCGTCACTCTGGCCGACCTGCACAGCGCCATGCGGGATATGGAAACCCTGGTAACAACCCTCGTTACCCAGGGCATAAAAACGCCGCAGCTCGCGCGCCTTGTGCAGGTGCTCAACGCGCAGCTCATGGCCCGCCTCTGGCAGCTGACGGCCACGCCCGCCGTATTTGCCGGAAGCGCCCTGCTGGCCCTTGGCTCCGAAGGGAGGGGCGAGCAGATACTGAAAACCGACCAGGACAACGCGCTGATTCTTGCGGAAGGCCTGGACGCAAAGGAGGTGGAACACTCTGCAAACAGCTTTACGGAACGCATGCTCAGCCTTGGCTACCCGCCCTGCCCAGGGGACATGATGGTGAACCAGCCCCTCTGGCGGCACACGGTGCGCGGATGGGAGCGCACGCTGCGCCAGTGGGCGGATGCCGCGCAGGGCGAAGGGCTCATGCGTCTGGCTATCTTTCTTGATGCGGAAACGGTCTCCGGCCCTGCCGCATGGCTTGCCGCCTGCAGGCAGGCCCTGCACTCAGCCCTGCGCGACGATGCGGCGTGGTTTGCGCGCATGGCCCTGCCCATCGAGCAGTTCCCGACCCGCACGGGCGAAAGCGGCTTTTGGCGGCAACTGCTGAACCGCGAAAAAAACGCCCTGCTCGACATCAAGAAGGCGGGAATCTTCCCCATTGTGCACGGAGCCCGCGTTCTCGCGCTGGAGGCGGGCATTGACGCCACCAACACCTTTGACCGACTGGAGGCCCTGACATCACGGAGTTTCATGGAAAAATCGCTGGCGGACGATCTGGCCGAATCCCTGGCATTTATGATGCGCCTGCGGCTGGACGCGGGGCTTGAAATGCTGCGCGGGGGCAGCCCCCTGAGCAACGAGATTGACACGGCCACCCTGTCCACCCTGGACAAAGACCTGTTGCAGGACGCCCTGCAGGTGGTCAAACGCTTCAAGCGCATGATCGGCCAGCGGTACGGGCTGGACAGGTTCTGAAATGCAAAAACCGTGGCTACAGTCCGTGGCGCGCCGCTGGCGCATGCGCGGGCTGCGGGAACCCTACCGTTCCCTGCTGGATCAGGACGACGGCCTGCTTGTGAGCATTGATTGCGAAACCACCTCGCTCAATGTGAAGGAAGCGGAGTTGTTGTCCCTTGCCGCCGTCTGCATAGACGGCCGGCGTCTTTGCACCAGAGACGCCTTTTACGCGCTGATAACGCCGCGGCATGCCCCTGATGGGCAGAATGTGCGCGTACACGGGCTGCGCCCGTGCGACTTCAGCACTGGCCTGCCGCTTCAGGATGTGTTGTCGGCTTTTCTTCAGTTTGTCAGAGGCAGAACACTGGTCGGGTATTATCTGCAATACGACCTTGCAGTGTTGAACAAAAACTTGAGGCCACTGATGGGGGCAGCATTGCCAAACAGTCGCATAGAGGTTTCAGGCCACTATTACGACTGGCGATTTGCGCAATATCCTGGCGCCTACATTGATCTGCGATGGGAAACGATGGTCAGAAACCTTCGCCTGCCCACGCTGCCAAGGCACGATGCCATGAACGACGCCATAACAGCCGCCATGATGTATCTGGCGCTGCAATCGCGCGGATACGGCGCACACAGGCTCCCATAACGTCCGATGTCTGTACAAAAGACATTGCGGACAAAAAGATGCGAGGAGGGAACAATGGCCTCAGAACTGACGCAACGAATTGAAAAGAATGCGCAATACCAGCACCTGATCAAGGCGCGCAACTCCCTTGGCTGGCGCCTGACGCTTATGGTTTTTGCCGCGTATTACGGCTTTATCCTGGTTGTCGCCTTTGACAAGCAGCTCTTTGCCACACCTCTTGCAGCCGGAATGACAACAACCTGGGGCATCCCCCTGGGCATCGGCATCATCCTGCTGACCGTTGTGCTCACGGCGATCTATGTTCGCAAGGCCAACAGCGAATTTGACCCTGCGCTCAAGCAGATTCTTGAAAAAGAGGTGCAGTCATGAAGGCTATGAGCAGTTGCACGTCCAGCCACAGGCCCAGGCGGCACATATCCGCCAGAACATGTACCGCCGCTGCCCTGCCCACGGCTCTTTTCGGGGCCACGGTTCTTTTCAGGCCCACGGCTCTTTTCGGGGCCACGGCTCTTTTCGGAGCCCTGTCGCCCGGCCTCGCGCTGGCGGCAGGCGCCATAGAAGAAACACAAAAGCAGAACACCGACTGGACAGCCATCATCATGTTCACCATTTTTGTCGGCGCATCGCTGTGGATTACCAAGTGGGCAGCCAAGCGCACCCGCTCCGCCGCAGATTTCTACACGGCCGGCGGCGGCATCACGGGCTTTCAGAACGGCCTTGCCATTGCGGGCGACTTCATGTCGGCTGCGTCCTTTCTGGGCATTTCAGCCGCTGTGATGGCAACGGGCTTTGACGGCCTGATCTACGCCATCGGCTTTCAGGTGGGCTGGCCGCTCATAACCTTCATGCTGGCGGAGCGCCTGCGCAATCTCGGGCGCTTCACCTTTGCCGATGTGGTGGCCTACAGGCTCCGGCAGGTGCCGGTGCGCATATTTGCCGCATCGGGCACGCTGGTTGTGGTGCTGTTCTATCTCATCGCGCAGATGGTGGGCGCGGGGCAGCTCATCAAGCTGCTCTTCGGGCTTGATTACCACTATGCGGTGGTTATCGTGGGCCTGCTCATGATGGCCTATGTGCTTTTTGGCGGCATGACGGCAACCACGTGGGTGCAGATCATCAAGGCCTGCCTGCTGCTCGGCGGGGCCTCGTTCATGGCCTTCATGGTCATGGCCCAGTACGGTTTCAGCCCCGAAAAGCTTTTCACAGCCGCCGTGGGCATCAAAAAAAGCGCGGCCATCATGGGGCCGGGCGGCTTTGTGAAAGACCCCGTTTCGGCCATTTCGCTCGGCATTGCCCTCATGTTCGGCACCGCCGGTCTGCCGCACATCCTGATGCGCTTTTTTACCGTGCCGGACGCCAGGGAAGCCAGAAAAAGCGTGCTGTGGGCAACCACCTGGATCGGCTATTTCTACATCCTGACCTTCATCATCGGCTTTGGGGCCATTGTGTTTGTGAGCACCAACCCCGAGTTTCTTGATGCGAACGGAACCCTGCGCGGGGGCAGCAACATGGCGGCCGTGCATCTGGCCAACGCCATCGGCGGCAACATTTTTCTTGGCTTCATGTCGGCGGTGGCCTTTGCCACCATTCTGGCGGTGGTGGCGGGGCTGACGCTCTCGGGCGCGTCTGCCGTGGCGCACGACCTCTACGCCTCCGCGCTCAAAAAGGGCAAGGCCAGCTCCAGCGAGGAGCTTAAAATCTCCAAACTGACAACCGTGGCCCTCGGCATCATTGCCATGTTTCTTGGCATGGTGTTTGAAAAACAGAACGTGGCCTTCATGGTTTCCCTGGCCTTTGCCATTGCGGCCTCGGCCAACTTCCCGGCCTTGATCCTTTCGGTGCTCTGGAAGGGCTGCACCACCAGAGGGGCCGTTGCCGGGGGCTTTGCGGGGCTGGTGGCGGCCCTGGCCATGACCGTGCTTTCGGATGCGGTCTGGGTGTCAACCCTGGGCAACCCGCCAGGCAGCGCGCCCTTTCCGTATTCCTCCCCGGCCATCTTTTCCATGCCGCTGGCCTTTTTGTGCATCTGGGTAGTGTCCATATGCGATCAGTCCCCGCAGGCGCAAAAAGAACGGGAGGCCTTTGCCGACCAGAAAATCCGGTCTGAAACAGGCCTTGGGGCGTTCAAACCCACTGCGCACTAGGCAGACGCGCCCCGCGCCCTTGGCTGATTGGGCTGCCACCTTTAACCTGCGGCAGCGCACCAGAAACCATGCCCGCCCGAAAAACAGATATTTTTTCGGGCGGGCATACTCCGTGCATCTATAAAATACGTCCTCAAAAGCAACACGCCTGTATCCGCATCCTATTTTGCGCCGTGTGCCTGCGAATGCCGCCGCATTCCGGTTCCACCACCTACAACTACTTACAACAAGCTGTTTTATTGTATTTTTTCAAATCAAGCCAAATTTTTTCATCTTGCGCCACAGGGTGGCACGCCCAATGCCCAAGCGCAGCGCAGATTCTTTTCTGTTGCCCCCGCACTGGCGCAGCACAGCGCGCAGGGCACGCTCCTCCACAGCATCAAGGCTGGCAGTGGAATCTTCAGAGTGCGCAATGCTTATGGGCGCACTGCCTGGGCAAAACTGCCCGTAGGGATGGCAACTGCGCAAGGAATCGGCCATTACCTCTTCGGAAAGCACGCCATTTGTGGCAATAACCATGGCACGCTCAAGAACATTGGCCAACTGCCGCACGTTGCCGGGCCACGAGATGCTCTCCAGAAGCGCCATTGCCCGTGGGTCCAGTCTTGGCATGGGCTTATGCTGTTCCTTTGACTTCCTGTGCAGAATAACCCGCGCCAGCAGGCCAATATCCCCCAACCGCTCCACCAGGGGCGGCAACTCCAGAATGAGCACCGCGAGCCTGTAATACAGATCTTCCCTGAATCTTCCGTTCTGCACCTCTTCGGCCAGATTGCGGTTGGTAGCGGCGATGATGCGAACATCCACGGGTGTTACCTTGTCGTCGCCCACGCGGGAAACTTCCTTTTCCTGCAAGACGCGCAGCAGCCGGCATTGAAGAGGCAGGGGCATTTCGCTGATTTCATCCAGAAAAATACTTCCCCCGTGCGCCATTTCAAAAAGGCCCATTTTCCCACTTTCGCTGGCGCCGGTGAACGCGCCTCTGACATAGCCGAAAAGTTCGCTTTCAAGCAGATTCTCCGGCAACGCGGCGCAATTCACCGCAACAAAGGGGCTGTCGGCCCTTGCGCTGGCATTATGGATGGACTGTGCAAACAGCTCCTTGCCCGTTCCTGTCTTGCCGTAAATAAGAACCGTGCTGTCGGACTGAGCGTAGGTAAAAGCTTTTTTTTTCGCTTTTTCCAGAGGTTCTGACCTTCCCACCACGTCTGCAAACGTACTTTTGGCTATATGGCCAGAATCGCGCACCCTCTTGCGCACCCGCCGCTCCAGAGACAGGATGCGCCGCACTTCCTGAAGTGTGAGCACGGCCCCGCTGCTGTGTCCGTTCACCCGAATGGGCACGCTGGTAACGGCCAGGGAATTTCCGCCAATCAGGCATACCTCGGCCGTTTGCTCGTTTTCAACGGCCTGGATGCATGATTCCCAGGGAACGCCCAGAACCTGACGAATGTCGCGCCCCACGACGTCCTGGCGTTGCAGGCCCAGCAATTCAAGTCCGATACGGTTTATCTCGGAAATACACCCCGAAGCGTCAATGCCGATAATGCCGTCATTTATGGAGTTGAGCAGCGCATTGATGGTGCCAAGGCGCAGATCTTTTTCTTTTTGCAGCGAAACTATCCGCTTGCCTTCCTCAATGGCGTCCTGAATGACGCGCGGGTCCATGTCTATGTGCACGCCATATGCGCCGAGCATCCGTGCCGCATTCACCACAGGGGATCCCCCCACAAAGGCTTTTATCCCCCTGGCCATGAGGTGCTGCAGCTTTTCTGTAAGATCGGCAAGATCCGTTATGGTTTCCACCAGCACTGGTCTTTCAAAAAAATCCTTCAGAGCCTTTGCATTATAGGTAAACGGCTCAAACCCCATCACCGCGACCTTGTCCGCCAGGTCGAATGCGCGTCTGACTGCGCGCAACATGTCCACGCTTGTATAGCGCAGTTCCAGCACATGCGTCTTAAGCCTTTGTTTGAGCAGAGCCGCTGTGCCGCCATTGCTGACCACAACCATGGCCTGCCCTTGGTCAATATAGCTTTGGGCAAGGCTCACCGCATCTTCCAGATTCGCCTCATGTACCAGAAAACGCTCATCTATCAGACTGAAAATATTATTGATTGTAGCTGCAATGGGTTCACTGGGGAGGATAAATAAAATATCTTCCCTGCGGACATGGACCATACGACGCCTCCAGCTGTGTGTGTTTCACTTTGATATACATCGATAGAATTTGAAACTCAAATGAAACACATCCCCAGGGAGACATTTTCTTATCAGGAGCGCCACGCAGGAGAAAAACCGTAACGGCAACAAACATGCGTACATAACATACTAAAATATATAATTTTATTTAACAGGTTTCTGCCAGTCCCGAATATCCTGCACTGCTGGCATGCCAATTGCTTTTAGTCGGCCGAATGCATTCGTCATGTTTCATACGGAGGACATAATGAGAGTTCATGTCATAGAACCCATACATGAGAGCGCCATGCGCAAACTGCGCGCAGAGGCGGAGGTAGTGTCGTGGGACGACCCTGAAAAAAACGATTTATCACTGGCGGATGCTGTAATTGTGCGTGCCGCGCCCATCACGCGCGAGCAGATTCTTGCCGCACCAGGGCTGAAAGTTATCGGCAAGCACGGCGTTGGCGTAAACGCCATTGATCTGGCGACAGCCAATGAAAAGGGCGTGGCCGTTGTGTACACGCCCCTGAGCAACGTCAATTCCGTAGCAGAACTGGTCTTCGGGCTTATTCTCGCCAGCGCGCGCAAGCTGCGCGACAATATGGAGCATATCCGCGGGGGGATCGACCGCATAGCGCCCCCCGCCCTGACGGGCCTTGAAATCTCGGACAAAAACCTTGGCCTTGTGGGCTTCGGCAACATCGGCGCGCGCGTGGCGCAGATTGCCGCAAACGGCTTTGGCATGGCCGTCCACGTTTACGACCCATATCTGGATGTGAACACGGCAAAATCCCGTGGCGTGCATCTGCACAGTACCCTTGAAGGGATGCTGCGTGAGGCGGACTACATCAGTGTGAGCGTGCCCCTTACCGAAGCCACCAGGGGGCTCCTGGGCGCGGCGCAGTTTGCCTGCTGCAAGCCCACGGCCGTCATTGTCAGCACCGCGCGCGGCGGGGTTATTGATGAGGCCGCCCTGTATGAGGCCCTGGTGAACAAGACGATCTTTGGCGCGGCCAGCGACGTCTTTGTGCAGGAACCTCCCACCATGGATACTCCCCTGCTGCAACTGCCCAACTTTATTGGCACCTTGCACATAGGGGGCAGCACGCACGAGTCTCTTGTACGCGTTGGCAACACTGTTGTTGACGACGTGCTCTCCGTGCTCCACGGTGAAAAACCGCGTTATCCCTACGTCGTATAGCTTTCCGTTTCAGCCTCTTACCGTAAAGGATCCTGCCATGTCTCTGACGGATACAGCACCATTTATCGACGAACAAAAAATGAGCGAGGCCAAAAGGGCCACTGTGGCCGCCGCATTTGGTACTTTTTTAGAGTATTACGATTTTTCAGTATACGGCTACTGTGCCGCACGCATGTCCAAGGAATTTTTTCCCAGTGACAATCCCACGGTTTCACTGCTGTCCACGCTGGCCGTGTTCGGGCTGGCCTTTATCATCCGGCCCCTGGGCGGCCTGTTCTTCGGGCACATTGGCGACCGCTACGGCCGCAAACTCTCGCTTGTGGCCACTGTGGTTCTTATCGGGGTGGCCTGCACGGCCATCGGCTGTTTGCCCACCTACAGCCAGATAGGCATCGCGGCTCCCATACTGCTGGTACTCTGCCGCATGCTGCAGGGTTTTTCAGCCGGGGGCGAGATCGGCAGCGCGGCTTCATACATCCGCGAATGGGCGCCCATAGAACGGCGGTCCCTCTACCTTTCCTTTGTGCCCAGCGTGGCCAATCTTGGCAAAGCAGGGGCGGCCGGGCTTACCGGGCTGGCTGCCTATCTGTTTGTGGGCGAAAGCACCACCTGGGCGTGGCGCGTGCCTTTTCTGGTGGCCATGCCCCTCATGCTCGGCTGCCTCTGGATGCGCCTTAAAATTGAGGACACCCCCGA
The window above is part of the Desulfovibrio sp. genome. Proteins encoded here:
- a CDS encoding phenylacetate--CoA ligase, whose product is MLFNIKQETLPREELEALQLRRLRDLCDRVYANVPFYRKRFDEAGVTPADIKSLADLKLLPFTEKQDLRNYYPFGLFAVPRDHIVRLHASSGTTGKAVVVGYTARDLENWAELMARSMSAAGVNRSDVVHVAYGYGLFTGGLGAHYGAERIGATVVPASGGATRRQAHLMRDFGATVLCATPSYSLHLWEAAQEAGVDFRELALRIGIFGAEPWSEAMRRDIEEKMHIDALNIYGLSEIMGPGVAMECVEAKCGMHLWEDHILPEIIDPVTGEQLPPGQVGELVLTTLTKEGIPMLRYRTRDLTSLNYTPCCCGRTHVRISRLQGRSDDMLIIRGVNVFPQQIEGLLMESDGLTPNYQIIVGSVNNLDTLEVRVEVSDSLFADEIRKLQMLENRLQKNIKEFLGVTAKVRLMEPRSIQRSEGKAQRIVDQRGKD
- a CDS encoding tyrosine-type recombinase/integrase, yielding MKNFDVPWREVPIREDNLYFFEEWKRDDSPKGVKYVVHYRGKPVSSIKTAWRLTLARSGITRRIRPYDLRYAFATELLSENIDVGTVAELMGHSSPSLLWKHYQHIMNKQKKAAMQALPVLEYVPNDMCPKKKAPTAVQ
- a CDS encoding DUF294 nucleotidyltransferase-like domain-containing protein; translation: MTNTRFDLTHPPFDLLTMAEASALSATADVLFFSNDQEILASGSEVDALYLVMKGLVREMSGEEIVGAYREHEAFDCRALATGRTRHRFVAHEEVLLCVFPGREVLALTEKNSLFGAYFFATVSDKLGQLAQSRDRREWQSLFAVKISDAGFRPPIFAEASDTIAHAAQRMKESRRRSIFVRDGSSTGIFTTGDFCDIVANAVSNQTPLKACARFSLLSCEKDDYLFNALLLMTRHNIHRIVVTDKGRPVGVLAMIDLLSYFSNHSLSIARQLEAAVTLADLHSAMRDMETLVTTLVTQGIKTPQLARLVQVLNAQLMARLWQLTATPAVFAGSALLALGSEGRGEQILKTDQDNALILAEGLDAKEVEHSANSFTERMLSLGYPPCPGDMMVNQPLWRHTVRGWERTLRQWADAAQGEGLMRLAIFLDAETVSGPAAWLAACRQALHSALRDDAAWFARMALPIEQFPTRTGESGFWRQLLNREKNALLDIKKAGIFPIVHGARVLALEAGIDATNTFDRLEALTSRSFMEKSLADDLAESLAFMMRLRLDAGLEMLRGGSPLSNEIDTATLSTLDKDLLQDALQVVKRFKRMIGQRYGLDRF
- a CDS encoding 3'-5' exonuclease, with amino-acid sequence MQKPWLQSVARRWRMRGLREPYRSLLDQDDGLLVSIDCETTSLNVKEAELLSLAAVCIDGRRLCTRDAFYALITPRHAPDGQNVRVHGLRPCDFSTGLPLQDVLSAFLQFVRGRTLVGYYLQYDLAVLNKNLRPLMGAALPNSRIEVSGHYYDWRFAQYPGAYIDLRWETMVRNLRLPTLPRHDAMNDAITAAMMYLALQSRGYGAHRLP
- a CDS encoding DUF485 domain-containing protein; the protein is MASELTQRIEKNAQYQHLIKARNSLGWRLTLMVFAAYYGFILVVAFDKQLFATPLAAGMTTTWGIPLGIGIILLTVVLTAIYVRKANSEFDPALKQILEKEVQS
- a CDS encoding cation acetate symporter, which gives rise to MKAMSSCTSSHRPRRHISARTCTAAALPTALFGATVLFRPTALFGATALFGALSPGLALAAGAIEETQKQNTDWTAIIMFTIFVGASLWITKWAAKRTRSAADFYTAGGGITGFQNGLAIAGDFMSAASFLGISAAVMATGFDGLIYAIGFQVGWPLITFMLAERLRNLGRFTFADVVAYRLRQVPVRIFAASGTLVVVLFYLIAQMVGAGQLIKLLFGLDYHYAVVIVGLLMMAYVLFGGMTATTWVQIIKACLLLGGASFMAFMVMAQYGFSPEKLFTAAVGIKKSAAIMGPGGFVKDPVSAISLGIALMFGTAGLPHILMRFFTVPDAREARKSVLWATTWIGYFYILTFIIGFGAIVFVSTNPEFLDANGTLRGGSNMAAVHLANAIGGNIFLGFMSAVAFATILAVVAGLTLSGASAVAHDLYASALKKGKASSSEELKISKLTTVALGIIAMFLGMVFEKQNVAFMVSLAFAIAASANFPALILSVLWKGCTTRGAVAGGFAGLVAALAMTVLSDAVWVSTLGNPPGSAPFPYSSPAIFSMPLAFLCIWVVSICDQSPQAQKEREAFADQKIRSETGLGAFKPTAH
- a CDS encoding sigma 54-interacting transcriptional regulator encodes the protein MVHVRREDILFILPSEPIAATINNIFSLIDERFLVHEANLEDAVSLAQSYIDQGQAMVVVSNGGTAALLKQRLKTHVLELRYTSVDMLRAVRRAFDLADKVAVMGFEPFTYNAKALKDFFERPVLVETITDLADLTEKLQHLMARGIKAFVGGSPVVNAARMLGAYGVHIDMDPRVIQDAIEEGKRIVSLQKEKDLRLGTINALLNSINDGIIGIDASGCISEINRIGLELLGLQRQDVVGRDIRQVLGVPWESCIQAVENEQTAEVCLIGGNSLAVTSVPIRVNGHSSGAVLTLQEVRRILSLERRVRKRVRDSGHIAKSTFADVVGRSEPLEKAKKKAFTYAQSDSTVLIYGKTGTGKELFAQSIHNASARADSPFVAVNCAALPENLLESELFGYVRGAFTGASESGKMGLFEMAHGGSIFLDEISEMPLPLQCRLLRVLQEKEVSRVGDDKVTPVDVRIIAATNRNLAEEVQNGRFREDLYYRLAVLILELPPLVERLGDIGLLARVILHRKSKEQHKPMPRLDPRAMALLESISWPGNVRQLANVLERAMVIATNGVLSEEVMADSLRSCHPYGQFCPGSAPISIAHSEDSTASLDAVEERALRAVLRQCGGNRKESALRLGIGRATLWRKMKKFGLI
- a CDS encoding hydroxyacid dehydrogenase, with amino-acid sequence MRVHVIEPIHESAMRKLRAEAEVVSWDDPEKNDLSLADAVIVRAAPITREQILAAPGLKVIGKHGVGVNAIDLATANEKGVAVVYTPLSNVNSVAELVFGLILASARKLRDNMEHIRGGIDRIAPPALTGLEISDKNLGLVGFGNIGARVAQIAANGFGMAVHVYDPYLDVNTAKSRGVHLHSTLEGMLREADYISVSVPLTEATRGLLGAAQFACCKPTAVIVSTARGGVIDEAALYEALVNKTIFGAASDVFVQEPPTMDTPLLQLPNFIGTLHIGGSTHESLVRVGNTVVDDVLSVLHGEKPRYPYVV